One window from the genome of Sulfuricaulis sp. encodes:
- a CDS encoding bifunctional diguanylate cyclase/phosphodiesterase, whose amino-acid sequence MDFRLGIKNRIFGAYVLVLALGAMLAFLVYTDSQHVADTSRGLTGTAVPQLSAINTLKLDLLTQESVLYRYYVDHDRQRFLADYARMDNVCATGFVNIAEALGQHALLQSVQNDYSRLSQIGRDLDQALNKKPRNMNRAEKLLAEAGAIVNRIHRELDELAANVAARVQQGGARAEATVETMQNRVILFAGAIFIISLFVGYYLISFLNEQTERRRLAMFPERNPNPVLQLSPDGAVLYANPSAKDLLKKIDVEKSDVHELLPRDISQRLSALRAKPMTHETCEYLAAGRHWLECGIHWIPDLERFHVYVADITERKQAQERLIHQAYHDANTKLPNRLMFEEEFERRVYANDRAGMRAALLLMGVDRFRVVIESMGHDIGDLLLQAVAARLKHLLGEVRGQVRESTLYRMEGDRFAILVPGFATNQNPVWLGEQILEEMQQPFHALGREYHLSLSIGISVYPLDGQDAETLLRNAEAAMQRAKRQGGERLECYTRDMNERAAEWLALENELRHAEEHDELRLYYQPQVDIASGRVIGAEALLRWEHPKLGLLMPSQFLALSEESELVVSLGEWVLYTACAQAAAASTPATQALTVSVNIPARQFAQPDLAKRVAAVLQEAGLPPSRLELEITEGVAMQDIARTIAILTELKKLGVKFAVDDFGTGFSSLSYLKRFPLDKLKIDQSFVHGLPADEHDAAITRAVIALGQSLKLKVIAEGVETLEQLALLRDQGCDEYQGNFFSKPVPAQDFSKLLARANT is encoded by the coding sequence ATGGATTTCAGGCTGGGGATCAAAAACCGGATATTTGGCGCCTACGTGCTGGTACTGGCACTCGGGGCGATGCTGGCGTTCCTGGTTTACACCGACAGCCAGCACGTCGCCGATACCTCCCGCGGGCTGACCGGAACCGCCGTCCCGCAATTGAGCGCCATCAATACGCTCAAGCTCGACCTGCTGACGCAGGAATCGGTGCTGTATCGCTACTACGTCGATCACGACCGCCAGCGCTTCCTCGCAGACTATGCGCGCATGGATAACGTGTGCGCTACCGGTTTCGTCAATATCGCCGAGGCGCTGGGCCAGCATGCACTGCTGCAATCGGTGCAGAATGACTACTCCCGGCTCAGCCAGATCGGTCGCGACCTCGATCAGGCATTGAATAAAAAGCCGCGCAACATGAATCGCGCCGAGAAGTTGCTGGCCGAGGCCGGCGCGATTGTGAACCGGATTCACCGCGAGCTTGATGAACTGGCCGCGAACGTTGCCGCGCGCGTGCAACAGGGTGGCGCGCGCGCCGAAGCCACCGTGGAGACCATGCAGAACCGCGTGATCCTGTTCGCCGGTGCCATTTTCATTATTTCCCTGTTTGTCGGCTATTACCTCATCTCCTTTCTCAACGAGCAGACCGAGCGCCGCCGGCTCGCCATGTTCCCGGAGCGCAACCCGAATCCGGTGTTGCAGTTGTCGCCCGACGGGGCCGTGCTCTACGCCAACCCGAGCGCGAAGGATTTGCTGAAAAAGATCGACGTCGAAAAAAGCGATGTGCATGAACTGCTTCCGCGCGATATCAGCCAGCGGCTGTCGGCGCTGCGCGCCAAACCCATGACCCACGAGACCTGTGAGTACCTGGCCGCCGGCAGACACTGGCTCGAATGCGGCATCCATTGGATCCCCGATCTGGAAAGATTCCACGTCTACGTGGCCGACATCACAGAGCGCAAGCAGGCGCAGGAGCGCCTGATCCACCAGGCCTATCACGACGCGAACACCAAACTGCCCAACCGGCTGATGTTCGAGGAGGAATTCGAACGCCGCGTATACGCCAACGACCGTGCTGGCATGCGTGCCGCGCTGTTGCTGATGGGCGTTGACCGCTTTCGCGTGGTGATTGAAAGCATGGGCCATGACATTGGCGATTTGCTGCTGCAGGCGGTGGCGGCGCGTCTCAAGCATTTGCTCGGGGAGGTGCGCGGGCAGGTGCGTGAATCGACGCTGTACCGCATGGAGGGCGACCGTTTCGCCATCCTGGTGCCGGGCTTTGCCACCAACCAGAACCCGGTGTGGTTGGGAGAGCAGATCCTCGAGGAAATGCAACAGCCGTTCCATGCCCTCGGCCGCGAGTATCACCTGAGCCTCAGCATCGGTATCAGCGTATATCCATTGGACGGCCAGGACGCGGAGACGTTGCTGCGCAACGCCGAAGCCGCAATGCAGCGTGCCAAGCGCCAGGGTGGTGAGAGGCTCGAATGTTACACGCGCGACATGAACGAACGCGCTGCCGAGTGGCTGGCGCTCGAAAACGAGTTGCGCCATGCCGAGGAGCACGACGAGCTGCGCTTGTATTATCAGCCGCAGGTCGATATCGCGAGCGGCCGGGTCATCGGCGCGGAGGCACTGCTGCGCTGGGAGCATCCAAAACTTGGCCTGCTTATGCCATCGCAGTTTCTGGCCTTGTCCGAGGAATCCGAACTCGTGGTGTCACTCGGCGAGTGGGTGCTGTACACGGCCTGCGCGCAGGCCGCCGCCGCGAGCACGCCCGCGACGCAGGCGCTCACCGTGTCGGTCAATATCCCGGCGCGCCAGTTTGCCCAGCCGGACCTGGCGAAACGCGTGGCCGCGGTCCTGCAAGAGGCTGGCTTGCCGCCGTCGCGGCTCGAGCTCGAAATCACGGAAGGCGTGGCCATGCAGGACATCGCGCGCACCATCGCGATACTGACGGAACTGAAAAAGCTTGGTGTGAAGTTCGCGGTAGACGATTTCGGCACCGGGTTTTCGTCGCTGAGTTATCTCAAGCGCTTTCCGCTCGACAAGCTCAAGATCGATCAGTCGTTCGTGCACGGATTGCCGGCCGATGAGCACGACGCCGCCATTACCCGCGCCGTGATAGCGCTGGGGCAGAGCCTGAAGCTCAAGGTCATCGCCGAGGGCGTGGAAACCCTTGAGCAGCTCGCGTTGCTGCGCGATCAGGGGTGCGACGAATACCAGGGGAATTTTTTCAGCAAACCGGTGCCGGCCCAGGATTTTTCCAAATTGCTCGCACGCGCCAACACCTGA
- a CDS encoding zinc-dependent alcohol dehydrogenase family protein, which yields MKAIVMKSPGGPEVLQLQDLPEPKLTRNTDMLVRVKAAGVNPVDTKMRANPKAYPGPIAPVLGCDGAGVVQVVGSAVTGFEPGDEVYYSQGPVRDRPGSYAEAALVDYRLAAKKPKRMSFTDAAAAPLVLITAWEALHDRTGIQSWSKVLVHAGAGGVGHVAIQLARIAGAEVCTTVGSTEKAEFARSFGANHTINYREKDFVEAVLDWTGGQGVDIAFDTVGGKTLAQTFSAVRYYGDVVTLLAPGPEMDWSVPRVRNQRVSFELMLIPVFFDLPEAMSHQGGILRQCTELFEARELRIHVDKTFPLEHAAEAHALVASGKTKGKVVLTVD from the coding sequence ATGAAAGCCATCGTCATGAAATCTCCGGGCGGGCCGGAGGTGCTGCAACTTCAGGACCTCCCGGAACCGAAACTCACGCGCAACACCGACATGCTGGTGCGCGTGAAAGCCGCCGGCGTGAACCCGGTGGACACCAAGATGCGCGCCAATCCCAAGGCCTATCCGGGGCCGATCGCACCGGTGCTCGGTTGCGACGGAGCGGGTGTCGTGCAGGTCGTGGGCTCGGCCGTCACCGGCTTCGAGCCCGGGGACGAGGTGTATTACTCCCAGGGCCCGGTGCGTGACCGGCCCGGGAGTTACGCCGAAGCGGCGCTGGTGGATTACCGGCTGGCGGCGAAGAAACCCAAGCGCATGAGCTTCACCGATGCCGCGGCGGCACCACTGGTATTGATCACGGCGTGGGAAGCACTGCACGACCGCACCGGAATACAATCCTGGAGCAAGGTCCTGGTGCACGCCGGCGCCGGCGGCGTCGGCCACGTTGCCATCCAGCTGGCGCGCATCGCCGGCGCGGAAGTGTGTACCACCGTCGGGTCAACCGAGAAGGCCGAGTTCGCGCGCTCGTTCGGCGCGAATCACACCATCAACTACAGGGAAAAGGATTTCGTCGAGGCCGTGCTCGACTGGACCGGCGGCCAGGGCGTGGACATTGCCTTCGACACCGTCGGCGGCAAGACGCTGGCGCAGACTTTTTCCGCGGTGCGCTATTACGGCGATGTCGTCACGCTGCTGGCGCCCGGGCCGGAGATGGACTGGAGCGTGCCGCGCGTGCGCAACCAGCGTGTGAGTTTCGAGCTGATGCTGATCCCGGTGTTCTTCGACCTGCCCGAGGCCATGTCGCACCAGGGCGGGATCCTGCGCCAGTGCACCGAGCTGTTCGAGGCACGCGAGCTGCGCATCCACGTCGATAAAACCTTCCCGCTCGAACACGCCGCCGAGGCCCATGCGTTGGTCGCCTCCGGGAAAACCAAAGGCAAGGTCGTCCTGACCGTGGACTAG
- a CDS encoding DUF924 family protein: MQSIESILGYWFGASADEAEVIRDQSALWWKKNPRVDAEIRQRFEATLEAEVRDELESWGDDPRGQLARILLCDQFPRNMYRDTAKSFAFDGRAKQLARAMFNHGLDKRLRPVEKVFACLPFEHSEDRQDQELSVQLFTSLPGEVAPALKSSFQFYLDFAHKHKAIIDRFGRFPHRNAILGRESTPEELEFLKGPGSSF, from the coding sequence ATGCAAAGCATCGAATCGATTTTGGGCTATTGGTTTGGCGCGTCAGCCGACGAAGCTGAGGTCATTCGTGATCAATCAGCGTTATGGTGGAAGAAAAATCCGCGCGTGGACGCAGAAATCCGCCAGCGCTTCGAGGCCACACTTGAAGCGGAAGTACGCGATGAACTTGAATCCTGGGGCGACGACCCGCGCGGACAATTGGCGCGGATACTGTTGTGCGACCAGTTCCCGCGCAACATGTACCGGGATACGGCAAAGTCCTTCGCTTTCGATGGACGGGCAAAGCAGCTAGCACGCGCCATGTTCAACCATGGCTTGGATAAACGCCTGCGGCCGGTGGAAAAGGTTTTTGCCTGTCTTCCGTTCGAGCACTCCGAGGATCGTCAGGATCAGGAGCTGAGTGTGCAACTTTTCACGTCGTTACCCGGGGAAGTCGCGCCGGCCCTGAAATCGTCTTTTCAGTTTTATTTGGATTTTGCCCATAAACACAAGGCGATTATCGACCGCTTCGGGCGCTTCCCGCATCGCAACGCCATCCTCGGCCGAGAATCCACACCGGAGGAACTCGAATTTCTGAAAGGGCCGGGGTCGTCGTTCTGA
- a CDS encoding cyclic nucleotide-binding/CBS domain-containing protein, whose amino-acid sequence MATISEKVERQVVLLDESKTAWDAAVLMIDKHIGSVVVTRNSQVVGLFTERDLIRQVIRERRNPEQVTIKEVMRTKVPMVVPDESGEKCIELMKQHKCRHLLVFDVDAFVGIISLRDLLVLLLEEKEELIRQLTKYVTT is encoded by the coding sequence ATGGCAACGATCAGCGAAAAGGTGGAACGCCAGGTAGTGCTGCTGGATGAAAGCAAGACCGCCTGGGATGCCGCGGTGCTCATGATCGACAAGCACATCGGATCGGTGGTGGTGACGCGCAACTCCCAGGTCGTCGGCCTTTTCACCGAGCGTGACCTGATACGCCAGGTTATACGGGAGCGTCGCAATCCGGAGCAAGTCACGATCAAGGAAGTCATGCGCACCAAGGTGCCAATGGTGGTGCCGGATGAGAGCGGCGAAAAATGCATCGAACTCATGAAGCAGCACAAGTGCCGGCATCTCCTGGTGTTCGACGTGGATGCCTTCGTCGGGATTATTTCACTGCGCGACCTGCTGGTGCTGTTGCTGGAGGAGAAGGAGGAGCTGATCCGCCAGCTCACGAAGTACGTGACGACCTGA
- a CDS encoding ceramidase domain-containing protein — MRQTLVIIFLLAAFVATGIFLLPSIAQDPTYHDFADRRGLLGIPNFLNITSNLAFLAVGIAGIILYAGNLKLVARRAWIACFTGVMLVCFGSGYYHLAPDNNTLVWDRLPMSIGFMGLLVAVLVEYVNPRLEKYLLAPAIVLGLASVVYWHYTDDLRLYVLVQFLPLLMIPVILLLFGETQKDRGYLLMALAIYVLAKLAEHFDRAVFELTGNIISGHSLKHLLAAIALFVVYWMLRRRAPGSPPVAPAVRSSRTS, encoded by the coding sequence GTGCGTCAAACTTTAGTAATTATTTTCCTGTTGGCCGCATTCGTGGCCACCGGTATTTTTTTACTACCATCCATTGCGCAAGATCCAACATACCACGACTTTGCCGATCGTCGCGGCCTACTCGGCATCCCCAATTTTCTCAACATTACGAGCAACCTCGCATTCCTCGCTGTCGGAATCGCCGGGATCATCCTGTACGCCGGAAACTTAAAATTGGTCGCGCGGCGGGCATGGATAGCGTGCTTTACCGGTGTCATGCTGGTTTGCTTCGGGTCCGGCTATTATCATCTGGCGCCGGACAACAACACGCTGGTGTGGGACCGTCTGCCCATGAGCATCGGCTTCATGGGGCTGCTGGTGGCGGTGCTTGTTGAATACGTAAATCCGCGGCTGGAAAAATATCTGCTGGCGCCCGCTATCGTCCTTGGGCTGGCCAGCGTGGTGTATTGGCACTACACCGACGATCTGCGGCTGTATGTGCTGGTGCAATTCCTGCCCCTGCTCATGATCCCGGTAATATTGCTCCTGTTTGGCGAGACGCAGAAAGATCGCGGCTATCTGCTCATGGCGCTCGCGATTTACGTGCTCGCGAAACTGGCCGAGCATTTTGACCGCGCTGTGTTCGAACTGACCGGAAACATCATCAGCGGGCATTCACTGAAACATCTGCTGGCGGCGATAGCGCTGTTCGTTGTTTATTGGATGCTGCGACGGCGCGCCCCAGGCTCCCCGCCGGTGGCACCTGCCGTCAGGTCGTCACGTACTTCGTGA
- a CDS encoding PilZ domain-containing protein, whose amino-acid sequence MEKRQQERQEVSLSVEVLDPPHLGKVELRTRDLSKKGAFIMVRPEKCLPVGRVVSLRMSGILWGEESSTISARVVRVTEEGMALQFLDFDF is encoded by the coding sequence TTGGAAAAGCGCCAGCAAGAACGTCAGGAAGTTTCGCTTTCCGTTGAAGTACTCGATCCACCGCATCTCGGCAAGGTCGAACTCCGTACCCGCGACCTGAGCAAGAAGGGTGCATTCATCATGGTGAGACCGGAAAAGTGCCTGCCCGTGGGGCGGGTGGTGTCACTGCGCATGTCCGGCATTTTGTGGGGCGAGGAGTCATCTACCATCTCGGCCCGGGTCGTGCGCGTCACCGAGGAAGGCATGGCTCTGCAGTTTCTCGACTTCGATTTCTAG
- the msrA gene encoding peptide-methionine (S)-S-oxide reductase MsrA — protein sequence MLGAALVATAAEPMKGKTATATAVFAGGCFWCMEPPYDKLPGVVATISGYTGGQKPSPTYEQVSAGDTGHIEAVQIAYDPKQVSYEKLLEVFWHNVDPLDKGGQFCDRGNTYTTAIFYQNEEQQKIAEQSKVAIEKKLGKTIVTAIRPAATFYAAEDYHQDYYQKNPLRYKYYRYSCGRDQRLEQLWGKKG from the coding sequence ATGCTGGGCGCAGCACTGGTGGCGACAGCGGCGGAGCCGATGAAGGGCAAAACAGCGACGGCCACGGCGGTGTTCGCTGGCGGGTGCTTCTGGTGCATGGAACCGCCGTACGACAAGCTGCCGGGGGTGGTGGCGACCATCTCGGGTTACACCGGTGGGCAGAAGCCGAGTCCGACCTATGAGCAGGTTTCGGCTGGCGATACCGGGCATATCGAGGCGGTACAGATCGCCTATGACCCGAAGCAGGTCAGTTACGAGAAACTCCTGGAGGTGTTCTGGCACAACGTCGATCCGCTCGACAAGGGCGGGCAGTTCTGCGACCGCGGCAACACTTACACGACCGCGATCTTCTACCAGAACGAGGAACAGCAAAAAATCGCGGAACAGTCGAAAGTCGCGATTGAAAAGAAACTTGGAAAGACAATCGTCACCGCGATCCGCCCGGCCGCAACCTTTTACGCGGCCGAGGATTATCATCAGGACTACTACCAGAAGAATCCACTACGATATAAATACTATCGTTACTCCTGCGGGCGCGATCAACGCCTCGAACAGCTCTGGGGCAAGAAGGGCTGA
- a CDS encoding cold-shock protein → MNTGTVKWFNDAKGFGFITPSDGSKDVFVHHSAVQGSGFKSLTEGQQVKYELQDGPKGPSAANVQPA, encoded by the coding sequence GTGAATACAGGAACAGTAAAGTGGTTCAACGACGCCAAAGGCTTCGGTTTCATTACTCCGTCCGATGGCAGCAAGGATGTCTTCGTGCATCACTCCGCCGTCCAGGGTTCGGGCTTCAAAAGCCTGACCGAAGGTCAGCAGGTGAAATATGAACTGCAGGATGGCCCGAAAGGTCCGTCGGCAGCAAACGTTCAGCCGGCTTAA
- a CDS encoding DUF4279 domain-containing protein, whose product MASNEARAHFTLAGYHFNPDHVTQYLGIQPTSIDASGANSQLNKPALSSWELSTKTATDDIDVYKLTDELIKKLEPVKDKILEICKSHNLSPRIGVVLVLSVDKNEAVPDVGFGARTIRFLADIGAFINVEYQLSQRV is encoded by the coding sequence TTGGCAAGTAATGAAGCGCGGGCCCACTTCACCTTGGCGGGCTATCATTTTAATCCCGACCACGTGACACAGTATCTTGGTATACAGCCCACCTCGATCGATGCTTCCGGTGCCAACAGTCAGCTTAACAAGCCGGCGCTGAGTTCATGGGAGTTGTCGACCAAGACCGCCACCGATGATATCGACGTTTATAAATTGACGGACGAGCTGATCAAGAAACTCGAGCCGGTCAAGGACAAGATCCTGGAAATCTGTAAAAGCCATAACCTGTCGCCGAGGATCGGCGTGGTCCTGGTACTATCGGTAGATAAGAATGAAGCCGTACCCGATGTCGGTTTCGGTGCCAGAACGATCCGCTTTCTGGCAGATATTGGCGCGTTTATTAACGTGGAGTATCAGCTGTCTCAGCGTGTTTAA
- a CDS encoding HIT family protein, protein MHELAYSARDTYAVSPGHTLVIPKRHVASFFDLTQAEVAACMDLINEEKKRIDGEFNPDGYNIGVNVGPAAGQSIFHVHIHIIPRYKGDVENPQGGVRHVITRNAHYTR, encoded by the coding sequence GTGCATGAGCTCGCATACAGTGCCCGTGACACCTATGCGGTCAGTCCGGGCCATACCCTGGTCATCCCGAAGCGGCATGTCGCGAGCTTTTTCGACCTGACGCAGGCCGAGGTGGCGGCCTGTATGGACCTTATCAATGAGGAGAAAAAGCGCATCGACGGGGAATTTAACCCGGACGGTTACAATATCGGGGTTAACGTGGGGCCGGCGGCCGGGCAAAGTATTTTTCATGTCCATATACATATCATTCCCCGCTACAAAGGTGATGTCGAAAATCCGCAGGGAGGCGTGCGACATGTGATTACCAGGAATGCACATTACACGCGATAG